A portion of the Punica granatum isolate Tunisia-2019 chromosome 7, ASM765513v2, whole genome shotgun sequence genome contains these proteins:
- the LOC116213644 gene encoding uncharacterized protein LOC116213644 produces the protein MVVLVEGMVAPGEGMVVLVEGMVAPVETTVMTRATETMAMEEAMVMTMAMTTAMEEDTVMTMDMEEATVAQVEVTAALEDMVLAEGRVATVEAMVMTRAMGMTTAMEEDTVLAEGMVALEAMGLVDMVTEGTDNIPRYVHHHKINTVSCERQRL, from the exons ATGGTGGTCCTGGTGGAGGGCATGGTGGCCCCGGGGGAGGGCATGGTGGTCCTGGTGGAGGGCATGGTGGCCCCGGTGGAGACCACGGTCATGACAAGGGCCACGGAGACCATGGCCATGGAGGAGGCCATGGTCATGACCATGGC CATGACCACGGCCATGGAGGAGGACACGGTCATGACCATGGACATGGAGGAGGCCACGGTGGCCCAGGTGGAGGTCACGGCGGCCCTGGAGGACATGGTCCTGGCGGAGGGCAGGGTGGCCACGGTGGAGGCCATGGTCATGACAAGGGCCATGGGCATGACCACGGCCATGGAGGAGGACACGGTCCTGGCGGAGGGCATGGTGGCCCTGGAGGCCATGGGCCTGGTGGACATGGTCACAGAGGGCACTGATAATATTCCCCGTTATGTGCATCACCACAAGATCAATACTGTGTCTTGCGAACGACAAAGGTTGtga
- the LOC116213643 gene encoding serine hydroxymethyltransferase 4 — translation MDPVTEWGNTPLAAVDPEIHDLIEKEKRRQCRGIELIASENFTSFAVIEALGSALTNKYSEGMPGNRYYGGNEYIDEIENLCRSRALQAFHLDPTKWGVNVQPYSGSPANFAAYTAVLQPHDRIMGLDLPSGGHLTHGYYTSGGKKISATSIYFESLPYKVNSSTGYIDYDKLEEKALDFRPRLIICGGSAYPRDWDYAKFRQVADKVGALLLCDMAHISGLVAAQEAANPFEYCDIVTTTTHKSLRGPRAGMIFYKKGPKPPKKGQPEGAVYDFEDKINFAVFPSLQGGPHNHQIGALAVALKQALTPGFKAYAKQVKANAVALGNYLMSKGYKLVTGGTENHLVLWDLRPLGLTGNKVEKLCDLCNITVNKNAVFGDSSALAPGGVRIGTPAMTSRGLVEKDFEEIGEFLHRAVTITLSIQKEHGKLLKDFNKGLVNNKEMEALKADVEKFSGSFDMPGFVMSDMKYKD, via the exons ATGGATCCGGTCACCGAATGGGGGAACACGCCGTTGGCCGCGGTGGATCCCGAGATCCATGACCTGATCGAGAAGGAGAAGCGCCGGCAATGCCGGGGGATCGAGCTCATCGCCTCCGAGAACTTCACCTCGTTCGCCGTCATCGAGGCCCTCGGCAGCGCCCTCACCAACAAGTACTCCGAGGGCATGCCTGGGAACCGCTACTACGGTGGCAACGAGTACATCGACGAGATCGAGAACCTCTGCCGCTCCCGCGCTCTCCAG GCCTTCCACTTGGACCCCACCAAATGGGGTGTCAACGTGCAGCCTTACTCGGGATCTCCGGCGAACTTTGCCGCCTACACTGCTGTGCTCCAGCCCCATGACCGTATCATGGGTCTGGACCTTCCCTCTGGTGGGCACTTGACACACGGGTACTACACCTCTGGAGGGAAGAAGATCTCAGCCACCTCGATCTATTTCGAGAGCTTGCCTTACAAGGTGAACTCGAGCACTGGGTATATCGATTATGACAAGTTGGAGGAGAAGGCTTTGGACTTCAGGCCCAGGTTGATCATTTGCGGCGGCAGTGCGTATCCCAGGGACTGGGATTATGCCAAGTTCAGGCAAGTTGCTGATAAGGTTGGAGCCCTTTTGCTCTGTGACATGGCTCACATCAGTGGTCTCGTTGCTGCTCAG GAAGCTGCAAACCCCTTTGAGTACTGCGACATTGTCACCACAACGACCCACAAGAGCTTGAGGGGTCCTAGGGCTGGGATGATCTTCTACAAGAAAGGCCCGAAGCCGCCCAAGAAGGGCCAGCCCGAGGGTGCAGTCTATGACTTCGAAGACAAGATCAATTTCGCTGTGTTCCCTTCTCTTCAGGGTGGTCCCCACAACCACCAAATCGGTGCTCTTGCTGTTGCCCTGAAGCAGGCCTTGACCCCTGGCTTCAAGGCTTATGCTAAGCAAGTGAAGGCCAACGCTGTTGCCCTTGGGAACTACCTCATGAGCAAAGGATACAAGCTAGTTACGGGCGGGACTGAGAATCACCTCGTCCTGTGGGACCTTCGTCCTCTTGGATTGACTG GTAACAAGGTTGAGAAACTTTGTGATCTCTGCAACATTACTGTGAACAAGAACGCTGTCTTCGGTGACAGCAGTGCCTTGGCTCCTGGTGGTGTTAGAATTG GAACTCCTGCTATGACTTCACGAGGATTGGTCGAGAAGGACTTTGAGGAGATCGGGGAGTTCCTCCACAGGGCCGTAACCATCACGTTGAGTATCCAAAAGGAGCATGGGAAGCTCCTGAAGGACTTCAACAAGGGCCTTGTTAACAACAAGGAGATGGAGGCCCTCAAGGCTGATGTCGAGAAGTTTTCCGGCTCCTTCGACATGCCCGGATTCGTCATGTCCGATATGAAGTACAAGGATTAA